The nucleotide sequence TTACACAAATGAGACTTATCTAAATTCACCTCATTTAATCCCCGGAACATTTAACCAATTTCTTCGAAATAATCAGAATAACTTGTTTAACCGGCCCCGGATGACCGATCAATCAGGATAGCAATCTCATTGTTTTGTTTGCGCAGCAGGAATGACTCACCGTGTAAACCAGACAATAGATAGAGCTCGGATGTAATGGACGAAAACACAAAAAACTCAATTGGGAACGGAGTTGTTCATGAAACGGTATCGTAAGTGGGTCTTGACGCTGGGGATCATGGCGGTGACTCCCGGTATCACAATGGCCGGACCCTTGGATTTCTTCACAAAGAAATCTGAACAGTCTAGTTCGACCGCTGTATCGGGCAAAGTTACACAAAATCAGAAAGTGGCGAATGAAATCGCTGACGCTCTGAGATCAGCCCGGTTAACCGGTTACAACATGGAAATCGAGTACAATAAGGGTGTCGCCGTTCTGTCGGGTAAAATCCCAACGGCAGCTCAAAAAGCTCAGGCCACCAGATTGATCTCACGCATCGACGGTGTCTCAAGGGTCGATAATCGCCTGGAAGTCACACAAGTCGCAACTAATTCTGCTCCTGCCACAGAAGCAGAATCACAGACATCCAGCCTGAATCCTTTCCGTCGCACGAATGAGATTACTCAGGCGTCTGCGGTTGATCCTTTCCTGAAAGGCTCATTGAAACAGGCTCAATTTGAACAATCTGTTGAAAACAGACGTTCTAACATCGAAACAGTTGCCTACCAGGCTCCTGCACCTCGCAGTGCAGCCTCAGCCCCCAGCAACCAGCAGATGGCAGAACAACTGGCCAAAGCATTAGGGCCTGCCCTGGCTTCGGCTCATGAAGTCGAAATTCGCTTCAAAAACGGAACTGCCATCCTGCAGGGAGCAATTGGTTCTCCTCAGGAAAAACAGATGGCCACCCAGATTGCTCGAAAGGTTCCGGGAGTCCGGGCTGTAGAAAACAACCTGCAGGTCATGCAGGCTGCTCCTCAGCAGACTTCCATGATTCAGCCGACGAACTACATGAATTACCAGGCTCCACAACCTGGTCCTGCCGGTCCTCCCGCTATGGGACCTCCTGCAGGATATCCAGGAATGGCTCCTCAACCAGGTATGGGACCCGCGAACAATGTTTACAACAGTCCTCACCTGCCGGAATCTGCCTGGCCAACCTATGCCAACTACCCTAACTACGCACAGGTAGCTTACCCAAGTGAGTATTCTGCCAGTGCCTTCCCTTACATCGGACCGTTCTACCCCTATCCACAGGTTCCTCTGGGATGGCGACAGGCTCAGCTGGAATGGGATGATGGCTCATGGAAATTAAACTTCCGTCCGCGGACTGACCGCTGGTGGTGGTTCATGAATCCTAAGAACTGGTAATCAACCAGTGTTAAAATAGACTGCAAACTAATGCCTTTCAGGAAAACCACTTCCTGGAAGGCATTTTTTATACAGCAGACCCGACGAACTGACTGCATAAGGCGTAAATCGGATTTTATCCGTTAAATCGTCAAAATCGTCAAATTCTCACAAGGTTATCTGACAAAGCGTCCGATAAGAAGAATATGGAATCATGTTACGACAAAGACAGGCAGGATGCCGACCGTCAGAACATGACATCTCCTTACCAGAGCATATCGCTCGCTAACACTGAAAACGAAGTCTCCCCTCAAATCATGACGACGTTTAAATCACCCGGAGGAAGAAGGATGTTCAAAATCGGGAAGCAATTCAGCCGTGCTTTGCTTTTGGGCTGTGCCTGCTTGTTAACACTCAACACCAGTGGCTGTACGCTGGTCAAAGGCTTCATTGAAGTGACTTACGCCGGATCGGTCTTCTGGCGTACCACTCCTCTGATTCCTGTAACCGCTTACTGGTCACAGTTAATCGAAGACACCTACTGGGAAGAAGAACGCTATAACAAAGCGATGATTCTCGATCCCGTAGAAGGCGAACACGCTCCCCTGTTCTGCCTGGATCCTCCCAGCCCGGATGAAGTCATTCGTGCCCTGCCGGACAAAACCGGCGGCGGAGTCTGGTTCCTCGCAGAAACCACTCGCAACAACGTCCGCATGGTTGTCGAACCGATTGTGGACCGGATTGGCGAATGTCGGTTCTATCCCATGGTGGGACCAGCTCGTCAGCACCACTGTCACTACAAGTGCACCGTCTATTATGACAAAACAATTCGTTCAGACTGGCCTGTACCATTCTCGAACACCGATCAGACCAAAGAAGTGGTCTACATCGACCATGACCACCTGATCCGCTGTGCCGGTCCTCCATCTGAATAATCTTCAGCCACGGGATTTCGTTAGCAGCATACTGAAAATATAAGTCTACCCACCAGCAAAGCCGATGATTCTAACCGGGTGAAAGAATCGTCGGCTTTTGCATGCGCGGTGATATCTTATTCAACCATCAGGATCGATCATTCAAATGCGTTTTCTAATCAGAAACCGCTTCACTTCTCAGCAATCATACTGGCCACTGTAACAAAAGACTGTTTACAATAGTCTTCGAGCAGGCACGCTTGAACAACGGCCAAGGCAGCGTCGCGCCGGACACCGGAAACAGTCAAGGACAACAGATTGATTAAAGCGAGAACAGCATGGCGAAATCTCCTTACAGCCTGAAAGTCGGGCGTGTCTACATCCACAAAAAATGCAAGCAGGG is from Gimesia maris and encodes:
- a CDS encoding BON domain-containing protein, translated to MKRYRKWVLTLGIMAVTPGITMAGPLDFFTKKSEQSSSTAVSGKVTQNQKVANEIADALRSARLTGYNMEIEYNKGVAVLSGKIPTAAQKAQATRLISRIDGVSRVDNRLEVTQVATNSAPATEAESQTSSLNPFRRTNEITQASAVDPFLKGSLKQAQFEQSVENRRSNIETVAYQAPAPRSAASAPSNQQMAEQLAKALGPALASAHEVEIRFKNGTAILQGAIGSPQEKQMATQIARKVPGVRAVENNLQVMQAAPQQTSMIQPTNYMNYQAPQPGPAGPPAMGPPAGYPGMAPQPGMGPANNVYNSPHLPESAWPTYANYPNYAQVAYPSEYSASAFPYIGPFYPYPQVPLGWRQAQLEWDDGSWKLNFRPRTDRWWWFMNPKNW